From the genome of Procambarus clarkii isolate CNS0578487 chromosome 81, FALCON_Pclarkii_2.0, whole genome shotgun sequence:
ATTTCTCAAGGAAACAATGAGTCTTTCTTCTCTATGCCTGTATCATATCCCAGTAGTTTTGTAGAGCTAAACAATAATGCTAGTTTTAGCTATGCTGAAGTAGCTGCCAAAGTTAAACCAAGCACTCCTGACTACTGAACTGTACTTGGGATCAAAATGCTTACTAGTTATgaatttaggtttgactgaagttATAATAGATgacatatattgtatatttatataaactGATAAAAATGCACATTGTCTAGTCATTAATTTAAGAAGATATTATAATTTGTAAATATTTTATTGTTATACGGTACTAATACAGTATTATGCATTTTATTCAATTGTTATAAATTTCTATTGTTATATGTAGTTGTTTTATGAAAACAAATTATCAATTAAAtgcaataatattttatttattattttttttaacctTACAATCAATAATATACAGAATATCAGTAGTAGTGGGGTATTCAATTTTGAAATTATAAATATTCTTTGCTTTAACATTGATCACCTAAGGGCTCTGTGCTTTATGTTCAagtaacagcatattaaaatgttTAATGAGGTAAAAATGTTACCCTCGGGGTTACACAATGATAGCAGGGTATAGTAGTTGACAATTTATTATTTGTTCTAATTTTGTAATGTCTCTTGCCCTAACTGATGTAGGCTTTATTGCTTTGAAAGGGTTAACTGCATATAGTAATGCATGGCAAAATAAGTTGTTGACAATTTATACAGTatatgaattattgtttttctactttatttttttttagtctAAAATTGGTTTAAATATTGAATTAAAAACTAATTTACatacactgtacagtactgtacagaaaTACAATTTTTCTACAGATTTGCAGATTTCATGGTCCAGCTGATTTGTATTCAGTACAGTATGCTCAGATTTTGTACGAATATTGGGAGAAAATTTGTAGTGGACAAGGAGataaggggcctgacggctgagtggacagcgctcagtgtttgtagtcctaaggttccaggttcgatccccagcagaggctgaaacaaatgggcagagtttctttcaccctgatgcaactgttcaccaagcagtaaatagttacctgggagttagacagctgccatgggctgcttcctggggatgtgtaacaaaaaaaaaaaggaggcctggtcaaggaccaggctgcagggatgctaagcccagaaatcagaAAAAAGGGTTGCAGATATTCCGTTTTTTGTGTTTTCTTGCAATTATTTCCTTTTGTGATGTCCTTTTTAATCGTATACTGTATTTTTTTTTGGCACATGAGTGAAATGCAATGTGCAAATataatgggtaaatactggttcggtaacagggttgttgatttgtggaagcaattaccgcgtaacgtggtggaggtggggtccctcgattgtttcaagcgtgggttggacatgtatatgagtgggattgggtggttatagatagtagctgcctcgtatgggccaataggccttctgcagttacctttgttcttatgatcttATGCAAAAGTTTTCAAAGCAACATCACCTTGGTGCAGCATTcctgtcagagtgggaaaatgttgtaagtggagtgcctcaaggctctgtcctgggacctctgttgtttataatatatataaatgatttagattcaggtttgagtagcaacatttgcaaatttgccgatgatacgaaaatcggtagggaaattaattcggaggaggactcactatcacttcaagttgatctagatagggttttgaaatggtcaaaggattggcagatgcagtttaatgctgataaatgtaaagttctgaggttaggtaatgatgatagagttacaagatacgagctagatggtgttgtgattgcgaagtcggattgcgaaagggatctgggagttatgattagtaagaatttaaaacaaaaggatcaatgcataaatgttcgtaataaggcaaatcggacacttggatttattaatcgcagcgttagtaacaagacacctggtgtggttctcaagctatatcttgctctagttaggccccatttagattatgcagttcagttttggtcgccatattatagaatggatataaattcacttgaacgtgtccagcgtaggatgactaagttaattccccaaattagaaatctttcatatgaagaaagattaacaaagcttaagttgcattcactggaaaggcgaagagttaggggtgacatgatagaggtttacaagtggatgaatggacataaccggggggatattaatagggtattaaaagtatcaacacaggacagaacacgaaacaatggatatacattggataagtttagatttaggaaagacttgggtaaatactggttcagtaacagggttgttgatttgtggaaccaattgccgcgtaacattgtggaggtggggtccctcgattgtttcaagcacgggttggacaagtatatgagtgggattgggtggttatagaataggagctgcctcgtatgggccaacaggccttctgcagttacctttgttcttatgttcttatgttcttcttatgttcctgAGTTAAAGATCTTAGTGATGCTCTTGCTTAGACTAATGTaatgttcagttttggtcgccgtactctataatggatataaattcacttgaacgtgtccagcgtaggatgacaaagttaattccccaaattagaaatctttcatatgaagaaagattaacaaagcttaaattgcattcattggaaaggcgaagagctaggggtgacatgatagaggtttacaagtggattaatggacataacaaaggggatattaatagggtattaaaagtaggacataagaacaaaggcaactgcagaaggcctattggctcatacgaggcagctccaatctataaccacccaatcccactcatatacatgtccaaccaatcgagggatcccacctccacctgttatatcaacacaagacagaacacgaaacaatggatataaattggataagtttagatttaggaaagacttggataaatactggttcggtaacagggttgttgatttgtggaaccaattaccgagtaacgtggtggaggtggggtccctcgattgtttcaagcgcgggttggacatgtatatgagtgggattgggtggttatagataagagctgcctcgtatgagccaataggccttctgcagttacctttgttctaatGCTCTTACATCTActtatgaatggacataacaaaggggatattaatagggtattaaaagtatcaacacaagacagaacacgaaaaaatgggtataaattggataagtttagattttggaaagatTTGGGAtgttggttcggtaacagggttgttgatttatggaaccaattaccgcgtaacgtggtggaggtggggttcctcaattgtttcaaacgtgggttggacatgtatatgagtgggattggatggttataaataggagatgcTTCGTAtgcgccaataggccttctgcagttacacacaagaacacaagaatgaaggtaactgcagaaggccttttggctcatacgaggaagctcctatttataaccacccaatcccactcatatacatgtccaacccacatttgaaacaatcgagggaccccacctccaccacgttatgcggtaattggtttcacaaatcaacaaccctgttaccgaaccagtatttacccaagtctttcctaaatctaaacttatccaatttatacccattgtttcgtgttctgtcttctgttgatacttttaataccctattaatatcccctttgttatgtccattcatccacttgaaaacctctatcgtgtcacccctaactttttgcctttccagtgaatgctactttcattcttatgttcttaattactGTAAATGTACGTATATCATATATGTATGAATGAGAACATCCGTTGAAGTCAGTGTTCGTTCGCATTAGACATTAAAGATATCCTAAAATCaggcccagtacacacacacgataATTCTAATCGTCTTTTTTCGACTTATCTCTTCAACAActggtaggagagagagagtggcgagagaaagagagagcgtgTAGAGGAGACCAGAGGCGGGGAGGACTCGGAGACATTGTTGTTATGGGTTgaaaacccgttctcgcaaatttaataagtcaatattgacttattaaatatgtgcataggtgacatactgatttttgagccgaattctgtctccttGCATATATTtggagttagaaattacgactttttataccgaaaatatgccaattactgaaaacagccatGGGTCACATTTTTGGCCAAACCCTGGTCCGTAGATAAAGACTATATATAATTTATCTATTCTGAAATTTTCACTATATCGCGGGCTGTATCATGCTATAAACCGGATTAAGAGAGGCTGTTTCATGTTAAGGTTAGGCTACGTCCTGTGTCGTAATTCCTCTCTGGAAGGGGTAGCTTCCACTTCATATTTAACTTCCACTTCATATTTCACAATGTCATCATTACATCCTCAAAGGATACACAGGCTTCATGTATTCCTTTGAATACTACAAGTACATGATGTTTCCTTTGGGCTTTCTTATATATTATATGTTTTAAGTCCTCTCTGTGGCAGTGTAAAGCAGTTACGTAAGGAAAATCCCCTTTTTATGTAGtttcccaaaatgttctgaaacgTTCTGTGCCAGTTGTGCCAGTCTTGCCTTGGCAGTGAGGCGTTTGAGTGTGACTGATACTGGTGTTATGATCCGTAGTGCTCCAACGATGGAGGACTTGATAACTGCTCTTAAGGAAGGTGACATAGCTAAAGTGGTCTTACTCCTACAGCACCACCGAGATCTGCTGACAACCGCAGAGCCACACCCATGGCTACATCTAGCCGTAAATGCTCCTGCCAATTGTCGTCCTTTACTCCTATTGCTCCTAGAGGCTGGGATTTCCAGTGATACCCCCGACGCTGTTGGGATCACTGCTCTACACTTGACTGCTAAAAAAGGCCAAGTAAGATGCCTTCAGGACCTGCTGCAGTGGAAGGTCAGTGTTGACGTTAAAGACAATATGGGTCTGACTCCCTTACATTACGCAGCCTTCAGTCGCCACAGAAGAGCTCTGACTTGTATTAAACTCTTAATACAAGCAGGAGCGTCTCGTGATGCTCATAACAACGAAGGGCTTACCCCTCTCCATGTTGCAGTAGACGTTGGCAATATTTCCACTGCAAGGACACTTTTGGATTTAGGAGCTTCGCACGCTCTGACCGACGCACGAGGAAGGACGCCTCTGCATTTAGCGTCAACTACGAAAATGGCGGAGACTCTGCTGTCTGCCGGAGCTAACGTGACGTGCGAGGACGGCGAGGGTCACACACCTCTGGACAGAGCCATCAAGCACTTCCCAGATATCGTCCCAACACTTCTGGGCGCCGGAGTAGCCGTCCAAGGTGACCCTCAGGATAAAGACCTTCGTGTATTTTTCCACCTTAATATTATCAGTGGGGGTCAAGGAAGCGAAGTGAAGCTGTTAAAAACTATGGTACATTATGGTCATTACGATCTCTTAAAACATCCACTATGTGAAACATTTTTACATCTAAAATGGCTTCTTATTTATCAGCTGCTTTACATCAAGTGGGCAACATGCACTGGTGCTGTAGCATCGGTAACAGCAAACTTGTCTCTCAGGGCCCGTCTTCCACTCAAAGACGATAACGAGACCAACATAGAGTGGCTGAATAATAACTATACCGTGTTGACAACTATTGCAGTGCTACAGGGAGTATCTGCAGTTCTTCTGTCACTGTTATTGGCTAGAACCATTATGCAAATGTTGGTGCTCAGGTCTCGCTTCTGGCACAAGGTGGACAAGTTATTGGAGTTGGTGTTCTTAATATGCTCGGCCGGTCTTGTGGCAATGCGGGGTAGACTAGAGACGTGGGAGCGTCAGGTGGGAGCCCTCACACTCCTGTTGGGGTGGTATAATGTGACGGTCCTCATCGGTCATATCCCTTCCGTCGGCATTTACGTCCAGATGTTTAATAACGTGAGTCCTCGTATGTCATTTATGTAAAATATGCAATATGTAATCAAACGTTTCCACTTTACAAGGGTGACAAGAGAATAAAATACTCATACGAATTAAGACATTTTTTTTATCTGAATGCTCATTATTTCTtattctgaggctatgggtcctcaTATAGCTCCTTCCCGCACTCAGCTGGTAGGACCTATGGGAGAACTCTGCTGGCACTGCTACTGACGGGGCCCTCCCAGATATAACAGCAAACACAATTAGATTATTTAGGATGAAGAATCTGTGGAAGATGTATACCTTTtttaacatattatatatatatatatatatatatatatatatatatatatatatatatatatatatatatgtgtctgtatatcacgaaaataaacacgtgattaagaatgtgacaatgtcagaccacggaggaaaaatgaaacaggaatttccttaagtactttcgtatattaaatacatcttcagaaggaccttctgaagatgtatttaatatacgaaagtacttaaggaaattcctgtttcatttttcctccgtggtctgacattgtcatatatatatatatatatatatatatatatatatatatatatatatatatatatatatatatatataatttgtaaacctcacaattatgtgaggtttatatatatattatatatatatatatatatatatatatatatatatatatatatatatatatatatatatatatatatatatatctatatatatatattatatatatatatatattttaatatatatatatattttaatatatatatatattttatatatatatattttatatatatatatatatatatatatatatatatatatatatatatatatatatatatatatatatatatatatatatatatatatatataatatataaatatatatacaatatatatatatataatatatatatatatatatatatatatatatatatatatatatatatatatatattatatatatttgggggtaccaccactggtttaattaaagggacccacatcctcgaagaagaaaataaatagtgttctgagaagaccttgtggattctcactgaatactttagtcttttcctctcctaccacccctattattttttttttatttgattttattgcaatgctacagtttacagaaaacacacacttatataacaatataccaatcagtgttcgaagacctcgtccagctcctaatatatattatatatatattatatatatattatatatatataatatataatatatatatatatatatataatatatatatattatatattatatatatatatatgtatatataattgtaaacctcacaattatgtgaGGTTTACATATAGCATTCTGTGTTGCAGGTGGCAGTGAAAATAATTAAATTCACAGTTGTGTTCTCATCATTGCTCTTTGGCTTTGctatcagtttccacctgtcatTTGAAAGGACAGTGGCATTTCAAACAGTGTGGTCCTCTTGCCTTAAGACACTTGCAATGATGGTGGGTGAGCTTGACTTGACTGACCTCTTAGAGAGTGACACCACTCAATCTCTAAAAGGTAAGCAACACTTAACAACTTTTTTGTATATATTCATGTGTTCCTCATTGTTGAACTGGTATTGAATATACAGTGTTAGCCAGATGTTTTAGGTGGTATTGCAGTCTTCAAATAATTTGAAAATTTGCAATTCTTCTATACAAACTAGTTCCCAGAATTCTCCAGACTTCGGCTTGACATCTTGGTTTAATAGTTAAAATGTTCAAATTATCGGGTAATGTGTAAAAATGACTGGAGCCTACTGGTTGTTAGCTTTACCTTGACAAGTTTATCATTCCTGAGAATATATTTACAAATTACTATTTAGCATTAACTCTATACAACCTCATAAGCCTGTAAAAGCTGTAAGTCCACACTGTGAAATTATTTCAGGAATGCCAGAAGTGCTGTTTGTCGTCTTTGTATTGTTCATAACAGTGGTCATCGCAAATCTCTTGGTGGGCCTTGCAGTGCAGGTTTGTTGAACATATTTTAAGTATTTAGTATGGCATAATAGTGGTGAATAGTCTCTATTTATAATATACAAAGTGAGCTTGTTAAAAGCTCCTTCCAAGTTATTCTGCAGCATCCTGATGTACAGTGATCCACTGTGTCCACTGACAATTATGACATTATCAGGCAGGGAATACACACAAAACCAATACTGTGATGCCTACGGCACCCTGTAAGATCATTTGGAGGGTGCTTGGATGTCACCAGAGACAGAATCAATCATGCTAGGATAAAAAATGTTGAGAAGGGTTTGTTCTTAATCTCAGATACATTAAACTGCACAAGTCTGCCAATAGGAAAATAACTTGCTAGTTTAATCAATCAAAACACACTGCCTATTCACTCCTGACTCTCCCAAAACAGCAATATGGAGGTGCTGGAAGTTGGTGGGTCTGGGCAGGCTCCTGGTTTGCTCTTAGGGAATGGTAGGCAGTCATtggatgactttttttttttttttttacccatttGGGTATGTCAAACTTGGGTATGAGTTTAGGAGAAACCATGTTTTTGCTTTGACTTTCTTTGGCAACAAAGTGTTCTTTACGTTGGGAGGGGGGCCAGTGCTTTCCTCCCTCAGGGACTCTCCAACCATCTGCCTATCAGTATGTTTTTTCCGTCAGGCATGTTCATTTCCACCGACTGGTGACATTCATATAGCCGCAAGGCTTTGTATTTTACCCTTTACGGAAATACCAGAGCACatataccaccactactgtcatgGTAAAGCAACATCAAAGTTGCAACATGAACTGAGgccgatgattgattgatgaagattaagccacccaaaaggtggcacgggcatgaatagcccgtaagtggtggcccttttgagccattactagtatcaagagctgatactggagatctgtggaggtgcaactgcaccctgcgtgacgggagatgtctcccgtgtgaggCCGACCTTGCCCAGCCATATAAACCCCACACATATCCTGATCTATAGCAAAACACATACAAAAGCCAAGTGCATCACTGGAAGAGAGGTCTCGAGTTGTTGAGAAAGTAGCTTCTCACGTGTTCGAAATATTGTTTCAAAGATTCTTTATTCTATTACTCCCAGATGTGTAAACTACATAAAGTAATGCAATCAAAACAAACACATGGAGAGAGGACTTCCCAATGTTGAATGTGTAATGGGGCCATATAGTCTTATTTTTCTTCCCTAAAACACAGTTTTCAACCACAGTCTACACTAGTATTGTATGCTAACACCAAagacatttcttttgtttatagTAATTTAAGTTTTCCCATAATGATACCAAAGGCAGAAATCTCAGTCAAGGTGGACACGTGGAAAGGCAACCATCTGAGAGTTGGTGGGCTTACTGAAAGTCACATGCTGTACGTAAACTGTATTGTAcaattcgtatcctggccggggaggatttactgggcgcaaatccttaactgtagcctctgtttaatgcaacagtaaaatgtgtacttggatgaaaaacgattcttcgcggcaggggatcgtattccagggacctgcccgaaacgctacgcgtactagtggctgtacaagaatgtaacaactcttgtatatatctcaaaaaattatAGTACAAGCACATTAAAATATTtcttaaaataattaaaaaattactgtacgATAGCACTGTACAGTGTACTGTTCTGTGCAGAGTAGATCCAGATTTCAGCAATTGCTTCTATGAATCCAGATTTTGGAGAAATGGTTTGTTAACAAAATTCATCCATTATTTATAGATTATTAATAGAACAAGCTTTACAATGTGAATTGTGCATATTAATCTTCTTTTATGATTCTTCCACACAGAATATCCAAGATTTGTTGAAGGTTGCTGGGGTTCGACGCCTGGCTCTCACAGTGGAGCACGAGGCAATGGTTGATCAAATGTATTCTTCTCACTTGATCTCCTACCTTCTTCCAGACAAGCATTTAGCCTGGTTAAGAAAAAAGTTTTCCCTTCTCCAACAATTTCCTTCAAGATTTCTCTCCATTTTCAGTCCAAGAAAGCATACATTAGCAACGTTTGAGTGGTGGACATTTGAAGCAGAAGgtaaaaaattataataaatttaTACTTTAAATATATACCATACATTCAAAACCATTATATTGTTTGACCCAACTACTTTACAGTACAATGCAATGTTTATAATCCAGATTATATATATCTGAATGTGATCTGGATTTGGGAGGAAGCTGCattgttttcatttggggaggagTGGGAGGCTTCTTACTGCCTTTTTCTTGGGAGGTTTATATAGCAAATGACAATGTATGTGTGCACCTACCAAAACAAATGATTTTTGTGTTTGAATATACAATGACTTCATTATATATTACAGtaataaatactgtactgtataataactatttttaacttactcttgcaACAGGAATCTAATAAATTCAAACAGAAAAAGCAACCTTTGAGTGACTACAAGAACTTTAAAAGGAAACTGCAGGTCTATCGGCCTATACTGTAcatggcagttcctatttatatccacccaaactcatcccAAATGAACACTtaatgccctgttcacctaggagtaagtaggtactcaggagttagtcagcttgttatggGATTGCATGCTGGGCAGGGTCAGCAATTCAACCTGGGAAACCTTGATAAAAATCtaacgtgtataaatacactctggcttcctgtcccacgACACAATGAATTACAATATATAACAAAATGgttataaggccaaaaattgtcgtagtaCGTAAAAATGGAGACAGCTCacaaaagtgacatactgtcccattttctgttttgggtcttctgataggttaggagaggacactttaatttgACAGTTTTCTTgactgggaaaccttaggaggacgggctgtttacacAACCATTATCGTGTATCCATGTTCACTACACATAACCATCATCGTGTATCCATGTTCACTATACATAACCATCATCGTGTATCCATGTTCACTACACATAACCATCATCGTGTATTCATGTTCACTACACATAACCATCATCGTGTATCCATGTTCACTACACATAACCATCATTGTGTATCCATGTTCACTACACATAACCATCATCTTGTATCCATGTTCACTATACATAACCATCATCGTGTATCCATGTTCACTACACATAACCATCATCGTGTATCCATGTTCACTATACATAACCATCATCGTGTATCCATGTTCACTACACATAACCATCATCGTGTATTCATGTTCACTATACATAACCATCATCAGAGTATCCATGTTCACCAcacataaccatcttcactacatacttgCTACATACTGTCTTTACCAATATAAAAATTCATCTACAACCATCACTACCTTCCCATCCTTCGCTACTTTTCTTccgattcaccaccttccctacatcactgtaaccatcgtcAATACACAGTCCCCCCCATAAATAATAAAGCTACATATGAAATATTAATGTTTAATCATGTAGAAAATAATATGCTGGATGAATCTTAGTGAGGATGAAGGCTGGTATTTAGCAAGATTGAAAATTGGTATCATTTGCCATTTAAAGGGGTTGACCCCAACCCACCTATGGCCATCcccaaaccaccaccagccacccagtaAAGTTTGATGCGGCTAGCCACAGGTATCTGGCCTTTAACCTTGAACAGATTCTCTTTTATATAGATAAATGTTAAAAATGttgtttgttgttaaagattcgctacctggaacaaaaagttccaagtaacacgggctatggtgagcccgtagatagttatgtTAAAAATGCTTTTGTAAAGTGTAGCTTCAGCCCAATGTTTAGAAGTGAAACATTAGTACAGTATAAAATATCAGACAATAAAGGAAATAATGTATTCATCTAACATAAATAGATGGATACAAGTGGCTAGATTAAGGTAGTGTAACTGGACAGTGAggaattatataatgtatgtaatGTATACAGTATAAAAATTCTAacattttaaaaatgttattaatTTTTTCTAAATCTCTATTTCAGCAGCATATACTAAATGTGGACATATGAATCGCTACAATGTGTTTATACAACCATATGACACAGTGGACCCAGCACAGGTGTATTGCAGACAATCAAATAAACAAAAACCAATTCCTACTGGTTTCAAATTGCCATCTTGGATAATCAGGAACACCAGGATCCTCCTTGAGAGTGGCATCCAGTTGGGAACAAGCAATGCTGCTGTCATACATAGGTATGATAGTGACAACAACAAAAGTGATACTGTTGATATTTCTCTTAAAAGTGAAAATGTAATTTTGTTTAAACTCCAGGAACAAATAAATGACTTAAAAGAATCCATAGCAACTATGAGTCAACTCAAGGAAACACACTGTAATGTTTCACATGAAACTATGCTTTAAGTTTTTCTAAATTTGTTCAGCCTTAAAGTCCAAAGAATACAGTAAGAACAACAGGTTATTAAAGATTACTTCAATATCTGTTGGTTATTAAAACCAACAGATATTGAAGTATGAATGAGAGACCCAAGGTGCTACCTGTGACAGATATTGAGGTATGATtaattaattacctaagtgcagttaaaggatgagagctatgcacgtggtgtcccgtcttcccataagtctttgtcatatgacactttgaaactactgatagtTTTGGCATTAACCACCTTCTCACTTCACTTGTTCCAACCATTGACCACTCTTGTTCCAACCATTGACTACTCTTGTTCCAACCATTGACCACTCTTGTTCCAACCATTGACCACTCTTGTTCCAACCATTGACCACTCTTGTTCCAACCATTGACCACTCTTGTTCCAACCATTGACCACTCTTGTTCCAACCATTGACCACTCTTGTTCCAACCATTGACTACTCTTGTTCCAACCATTGACCACTCTTGTTCCAACCA
Proteins encoded in this window:
- the LOC123772976 gene encoding transient receptor potential channel pyrexia, whose amino-acid sequence is MIRSAPTMEDLITALKEGDIAKVVLLLQHHRDLLTTAEPHPWLHLAVNAPANCRPLLLLLLEAGISSDTPDAVGITALHLTAKKGQVRCLQDLLQWKVSVDVKDNMGLTPLHYAAFSRHRRALTCIKLLIQAGASRDAHNNEGLTPLHVAVDVGNISTARTLLDLGASHALTDARGRTPLHLASTTKMAETLLSAGANVTCEDGEGHTPLDRAIKHFPDIVPTLLGAGVAVQGDPQDKDLRVFFHLNIISGGQGSEVKLLKTMVHYGHYDLLKHPLCETFLHLKWLLIYQLLYIKWATCTGAVASVTANLSLRARLPLKDDNETNIEWLNNNYTVLTTIAVLQGVSAVLLSLLLARTIMQMLVLRSRFWHKVDKLLELVFLICSAGLVAMRGRLETWERQVGALTLLLGWYNVTVLIGHIPSVGIYVQMFNNVAVKIIKFTVVFSSLLFGFAISFHLSFERTVAFQTVWSSCLKTLAMMVGELDLTDLLESDTTQSLKGMPEVLFVVFVLFITVVIANLLVGLAVQNIQDLLKVAGVRRLALTVEHEAMVDQMYSSHLISYLLPDKHLAWLRKKFSLLQQFPSRFLSIFSPRKHTLATFEWWTFEAEAAYTKCGHMNRYNVFIQPYDTVDPAQVYCRQSNKQKPIPTGFKLPSWIIRNTRILLESGIQLGTSNAAVIHRYDSDNNKSDTVDISLKSENVILFKLQEQINDLKESIATMSQLKETHCNVSHETML